The Lolium rigidum isolate FL_2022 chromosome 2, APGP_CSIRO_Lrig_0.1, whole genome shotgun sequence genomic interval ATTTGGACATGAAGAttcatattttaaatttttaatgcTAATATCTACATAAtactttgaacattttaaaagttATTTTTTGTAGTGGAACTTAAGCATTCAGAACTGTGTCCGAATCTATTTACAGAAAGAGCATGACGGAGTATGATCCTCGTCTGGTAGCACCAGCTTGTTTGTATTTGGCATCAAAGGTGGAGGAAAGCACAGTGCAAGCAAGGCTTCTCGTATTTTACATCAAGAAGATGTGTGGTAAGTCTCCTGATCATTCATATATACCCGTGTTTACCTGGAAGGCTGGAAGAGCTGCACAACCTACAATAAACATTCATTTTCGTCCCCCAATATGTAGGTTCTGATGACAAGTACAGATTTGAAATCAAAGATATCCTTGAAATGGAAATGAAGCTCCTGGAAGCACTTGACTATTATTTGGTTGTTTACCATCCATACCGTCCTCTTTTACAGTATGACTTTGCTTCCCCTATCATATGAATAGAAACGGCATTCCACTGGAGTGACACTTTTATATACCTTCCAGTGCTCTTAGCTTTGAAACTAACTCCCCTTTGATATTCTACAATGACATTGAGGTATGTGCTATTTTACAGGTTATTGCAGGATGCTGGCATAACAGATCTGACACAATTCGCCTGGTAAGCATGTTTCTTGAGAACTGGATGGAATGGAACGTCTAGGACTTTCTTATAATATCAGTCACATGGTGTACTGTTTTTCTTTTTGTGAATGGAAGCTGTTTGTGTTTCATATACAAGAAACGTTTCTTGATTCACCTAGTGTTTGGTGGTTAAAGTAACCTTTTATTTTTGAAGCATTTTATGACATGACTGGTTTTAGTCTCAGAGCAAGCAGTGTGCCCCTTTTAGAATTTCTGTGCGCATATATTTCACTTAAATAAAGACCATTTACATTTGGTATCATCATAATTTAATACCCTTGGTAGGAACATAGGATCCTAGAGATACACAAATACCTCTACTAAGTTTTTCTTCTCACTTTAGTACAGTATGATGAGATAAGTATCTTTTACGAACAATCATGACATGGATGGCAAATCATCATAGTTTAATACCCTTGGTAGGAATGTAGGATCCTGGGGATACACAAACCTTTAATGAGTTTTACTTCTCACTttagtatagtatgatcagataggTATCTTTTACGAACAATCATGACATGGACGGCTAATTTAAGTGAAATGCCTATTATATGATTTATTTATGGCCCTTACGGGTGTACAACTAGACCTATATGACTATATCTATGCTGATTAGACACTGTTATCACAGGGGCCTTGTCAATGATACTTACAAGATGGATCTTATTCTCATATATCCTCCATATATGATTGCATTGGCCTGCATATACATTGCAAGCGTTCTTAAAGATAAGGACACGACTTCCTGGTTTGAAGAACTTCGTGCTGACATGAACATTGTAATTGCTTGATTGATATTTTTCCAATCATTGATGACTTGGCTCTGTCTTTGTATTAATCCATCGAAATTCGTTTGCAATACTCAGGTTAAGAATATTTCTATGGAAATCTTGGACTTCTATGACACCTACAAGATTGATCCTAACAGAGGCCTCCAGGAGGACAAGATTGTTCCTGTGATGAACAAGTTGCCATCGAAGGCCTGAAGCCAAATGTAGCGCCAATTTCGGTCTGACCGCTAACCACCTTACTCTTGAAGATATTGCGCAAATTCGGAGGGGAGGTTTACGGAATGCCCTGATGGACTTGGAGGAGGGCATTAACTtattaggtgtaagttgttcttcaTGATGGTGATCCCCGTGTACGGGTAGTGTAGTTCATGTGATTGTCAGTCTCTTTAACACTTGGTATCTGTAGTTTATGTACCGTACGAAAAAACCAAGGCAGCTATTTCAGTCTTGTTTGTTGAAT includes:
- the LOC124688675 gene encoding cyclin-C1-1, giving the protein MAANFWASSHSKQLLDPEEVDVVPAADRERGITPVEFRLVKIHMSFHIWRLAQQVKVRQRVIATAITYFRRVYTRKSMTEYDPRLVAPACLYLASKVEESTVQARLLVFYIKKMCGSDDKYRFEIKDILEMEMKLLEALDYYLVVYHPYRPLLQLLQDAGITDLTQFAWGLVNDTYKMDLILIYPPYMIALACIYIASVLKDKDTTSWFEELRADMNIVKNISMEILDFYDTYKIDPNRGLQEDKIVPVMNKLPSKA